One genomic region from Podarcis raffonei isolate rPodRaf1 chromosome Z, rPodRaf1.pri, whole genome shotgun sequence encodes:
- the LOC128406526 gene encoding uncharacterized protein LOC128406526 isoform X2: MQPAWGQTMTKETMHSFSHTFLWFSIFIGPHLCQDSMEKQRLKQDLLIAVMCVFLVLLILLIVGCTVLHYKLMTDDITLRKEVKSFAIQTHCMETKFVLSPSPAEALESSQRMPCLPPCQALCLPPCQAPTSQGMSQPPCQPPSPPPSQPPTKPLTRQRSHPRSPPPAAHLPKPSKASPSKQKKAGSRSISHIYRSNSSESIHSDESGSIYSMEHFQCLYGSSRSGSVESLEGKGSQGEGSGGSNDSGSIMLCAIREM, encoded by the exons ATGCAGCCAGCATGGGGACAGACAATGACTAAAGAAACAATGCACAGCTTTTCTCATACATTCCTATGGTTCTCCATCTTTATAGGGCCACACTTGTGCCAAG actccatggaaaagcagAGACTGAAGCAAGACCTGCTGATTGCCGTGATGTGTGTATTCTTGGTGCTCCTGATTTTGCTCATTGTTGGCTGCACTGTTCTTCACTACAAGCTGATGACAGACGACAT cACCCTGAGGAAGGAGGTGAAGTCTTTTGCTATCCAGACACACTGCATGGAAACGAAGTTTGTCCTgtctccttccccagcagaggcACTAGAATCATCTCAGCGGATGCCATGCCTGCCACCATGCCAGGCACTATGCCTGCCACCATGCCAGGCACCAACATCCCAGGGAATGTCCCAGCCACCATGCCAACCGCCATCTCCACCACCATCCCAGCCACCGACCAAGCCACTGACCCGGCAGCGATCCCATCCAAGATCCCCACCCCCTGCGGCACACTTGCCTAAGCCGTCAAAAGCTTCACCCTCAAAACAGAAGAAGGCAGGCTCCAGGTCAATCAGCCACATTTACAGGAGCAATTCCTCCGAAAGCATTCACTCCGATGAGTCTGGAAGCATTTACTCCATGGAACATTTCCAGTGCCTCTACGGCTCCTCCAGGAGTGGATCCGTGGAATCTCTGGAGGGCAAAGGATCCCAGGGCGAAGGAAGTGGTGGAAGCAACGATTCTGGGAGCATCATGCTGTGCGCCATCCGTGAGATGTGA
- the LOC128406526 gene encoding uncharacterized protein LOC128406526 isoform X1: MQPAWGQTMTKETMHSFSHTFLWFSIFIGPHLCQEDSMEKQRLKQDLLIAVMCVFLVLLILLIVGCTVLHYKLMTDDITLRKEVKSFAIQTHCMETKFVLSPSPAEALESSQRMPCLPPCQALCLPPCQAPTSQGMSQPPCQPPSPPPSQPPTKPLTRQRSHPRSPPPAAHLPKPSKASPSKQKKAGSRSISHIYRSNSSESIHSDESGSIYSMEHFQCLYGSSRSGSVESLEGKGSQGEGSGGSNDSGSIMLCAIREM; this comes from the exons ATGCAGCCAGCATGGGGACAGACAATGACTAAAGAAACAATGCACAGCTTTTCTCATACATTCCTATGGTTCTCCATCTTTATAGGGCCACACTTGTGCCAAG aagactccatggaaaagcagAGACTGAAGCAAGACCTGCTGATTGCCGTGATGTGTGTATTCTTGGTGCTCCTGATTTTGCTCATTGTTGGCTGCACTGTTCTTCACTACAAGCTGATGACAGACGACAT cACCCTGAGGAAGGAGGTGAAGTCTTTTGCTATCCAGACACACTGCATGGAAACGAAGTTTGTCCTgtctccttccccagcagaggcACTAGAATCATCTCAGCGGATGCCATGCCTGCCACCATGCCAGGCACTATGCCTGCCACCATGCCAGGCACCAACATCCCAGGGAATGTCCCAGCCACCATGCCAACCGCCATCTCCACCACCATCCCAGCCACCGACCAAGCCACTGACCCGGCAGCGATCCCATCCAAGATCCCCACCCCCTGCGGCACACTTGCCTAAGCCGTCAAAAGCTTCACCCTCAAAACAGAAGAAGGCAGGCTCCAGGTCAATCAGCCACATTTACAGGAGCAATTCCTCCGAAAGCATTCACTCCGATGAGTCTGGAAGCATTTACTCCATGGAACATTTCCAGTGCCTCTACGGCTCCTCCAGGAGTGGATCCGTGGAATCTCTGGAGGGCAAAGGATCCCAGGGCGAAGGAAGTGGTGGAAGCAACGATTCTGGGAGCATCATGCTGTGCGCCATCCGTGAGATGTGA